A genomic segment from Myxococcota bacterium encodes:
- a CDS encoding amidohydrolase family protein: MAHRSPAEVRRSLGHPIVDGDGHFVEVWPLAHEEIVAFVEREGGARLRDRFLAGHARPLDTTAVAGDRAGEAAARAARDRWTAKSSWWGWPCENALDRATSHLPALLYERLDEIGIDFAVLYPSMSLAFLDLQDDELAPLLCQAVNAMHAREFGRYADRLTVGALLPMNTPDGAIATLEHAVGLGLKAGVISGFARRPIAKLEREHGPLDPPVVRYDTYGLDSAHDYDPFWQRCCDLGVAPVSHSSTQQYHVARSVSSYVYNHVGGLARGHEALAKSLFLGGVTRRFPALRIGFLEGGVAWACSLLADLLGHWEKRNARAIRALDPARLDVDALMGHFERHGDAAVKASLASLRAYYAQPGARPEQLDEFEAVGIERAEDVRDRFVPSFFFGCEADDPLAGWAFAEGVNPFGARLHAMLGSDIAHWDVVDMKDPVPEAYEAVEHGRMTEADFRDFAFANAVRLHGGMNARFFDGTVVEAAAADVLAKEGA, from the coding sequence ATGGCGCACCGCAGCCCCGCCGAGGTCCGCCGGTCGCTCGGCCACCCGATCGTCGACGGCGACGGTCACTTCGTCGAGGTCTGGCCGCTCGCGCACGAGGAGATCGTCGCCTTCGTCGAGCGCGAGGGCGGCGCGCGCCTGCGCGACCGCTTCCTCGCCGGCCACGCGCGTCCGCTCGACACGACGGCCGTGGCGGGCGATCGCGCGGGCGAAGCCGCGGCCCGCGCCGCGCGCGACCGCTGGACGGCGAAGTCCTCGTGGTGGGGATGGCCGTGCGAGAACGCGCTCGACCGCGCGACGTCGCACCTGCCCGCGCTCCTCTACGAGCGGCTCGACGAGATCGGCATCGACTTCGCCGTGCTCTACCCGTCGATGAGCCTCGCCTTCCTCGACCTGCAGGACGACGAGCTCGCGCCGCTCCTCTGCCAGGCGGTGAACGCGATGCACGCCCGCGAGTTCGGACGGTACGCGGACCGGCTCACCGTCGGCGCGCTGCTCCCGATGAACACGCCCGACGGCGCGATCGCGACGCTCGAGCACGCGGTCGGGCTCGGCCTCAAGGCCGGCGTCATCTCGGGCTTCGCGCGGCGTCCGATCGCGAAGCTCGAGCGCGAGCACGGCCCGCTCGACCCGCCCGTCGTCCGCTACGACACGTACGGGCTCGACTCGGCGCACGACTACGACCCGTTCTGGCAGCGCTGCTGCGACCTCGGCGTCGCGCCCGTGTCGCACAGCTCGACGCAGCAGTACCACGTCGCGCGATCGGTCTCGAGCTACGTGTACAACCACGTGGGCGGGCTCGCGCGCGGCCACGAGGCACTCGCGAAGTCGCTCTTCCTCGGCGGGGTGACGCGCCGCTTCCCCGCGCTCCGCATCGGCTTCCTCGAGGGCGGCGTCGCGTGGGCGTGCAGCCTGCTCGCCGACCTGCTCGGACACTGGGAGAAGCGCAACGCGCGCGCGATCCGCGCGCTCGACCCGGCGCGCCTCGACGTCGACGCGCTGATGGGGCACTTCGAGCGGCACGGCGACGCGGCGGTGAAGGCGTCGCTCGCGTCGCTGCGCGCCTACTATGCGCAGCCCGGCGCGCGGCCCGAGCAGCTCGACGAGTTCGAGGCCGTGGGCATCGAGCGCGCCGAGGACGTGCGCGACCGCTTCGTGCCGAGCTTCTTCTTCGGCTGCGAGGCCGACGACCCGCTCGCCGGGTGGGCCTTCGCCGAGGGCGTGAACCCGTTCGGCGCGCGCCTGCACGCGATGCTCGGCTCCGACATCGCGCACTGGGACGTCGTCGACATGAAGGATCCGGTCCCCGAGGCGTACGAGGCCGTCGAGCACGGACGCATGACCGAGGCCGACTTCCGCGACTTCGCGTTCGCGAACGCGGTGCGCCTGCACGGCGGCATGAACGCGCGCTTCTTCGACGGCACCGTCGTCGAGGCGGCGGCGGCCGACGTGCTGGCGAAGGAGGGCGCATGA
- a CDS encoding alpha/beta hydrolase has translation MTTPTTPRPARRSARALLALLALVACLATPSIAAPGSDAASGGVDARAAEAAYMRAAFEHFGPRDDGRVAIASAPAAVQGYLRAADEDADGALSLAEFTDFQLDPGGAGRRPLPEGVTRIADVAYAGTDHPRQQLDLYLPAARVDGERLPVVAYVHGGAWNMGSRAMARGQVAPLVASGDYAAVAIGYRLSWQATWPAQRDDLEAALAWVRAHADAYGLDAGRVCAMGASAGGHLAAVLGTSSEGIACAVDFFGPTDLTQPPPPSRMAAMGGGPSSREQLLGAPPERVPALARDASPLLHVDAGDPPFLIVHGTADPLVSISESERLAAALSSAGVEAYFVAVEGGGHGDFLSPETAPAAAAEVDARVRAFLDRTLRGTRDAVSTDPIPLR, from the coding sequence ATGACGACACCCACGACGCCCCGCCCCGCGCGCCGCTCCGCGCGCGCGCTCCTCGCGCTCCTCGCGCTCGTCGCGTGCCTCGCGACGCCGAGCATCGCCGCGCCTGGCTCCGACGCCGCGAGCGGAGGCGTCGACGCGCGCGCCGCCGAGGCCGCGTACATGCGCGCGGCCTTCGAGCACTTCGGCCCGCGCGACGACGGACGCGTCGCCATCGCGAGCGCCCCGGCCGCCGTGCAGGGCTACCTGCGCGCGGCGGACGAGGATGCCGACGGCGCGCTGTCGCTCGCCGAGTTCACCGACTTCCAGCTCGACCCGGGCGGCGCGGGACGCCGCCCGCTGCCGGAAGGCGTCACGCGGATCGCAGACGTCGCCTACGCGGGCACCGACCACCCGCGCCAGCAGCTCGACCTCTACCTGCCCGCGGCGCGCGTCGACGGCGAGCGCCTCCCGGTCGTCGCGTACGTGCACGGCGGCGCGTGGAACATGGGAAGCCGCGCGATGGCGCGCGGCCAGGTGGCGCCGCTCGTCGCCTCGGGCGACTACGCGGCGGTCGCGATCGGCTATCGCCTCTCGTGGCAGGCGACCTGGCCCGCGCAGCGCGACGACCTCGAGGCCGCGCTCGCCTGGGTGCGCGCGCACGCCGACGCCTACGGGCTCGACGCGGGCCGCGTGTGCGCGATGGGCGCGTCGGCGGGCGGCCACCTCGCGGCCGTGCTCGGCACGTCGAGCGAGGGCATCGCGTGCGCGGTCGACTTCTTCGGGCCGACGGATCTCACGCAGCCGCCGCCGCCGTCGCGGATGGCCGCCATGGGCGGCGGGCCGTCGAGCCGCGAGCAGCTGCTCGGCGCGCCTCCCGAGCGCGTGCCCGCGCTCGCGCGCGACGCCTCGCCGCTCCTCCACGTCGACGCCGGCGACCCGCCCTTCCTGATCGTGCACGGCACGGCCGACCCGCTCGTTTCGATCTCGGAGTCGGAGCGGCTCGCGGCGGCGCTCTCGTCGGCGGGCGTCGAGGCGTACTTCGTCGCGGTCGAGGGCGGCGGGCACGGCGACTTCCTGTCGCCGGAGACGGCGCCCGCCGCGGCGGCCGAGGTCGACGCGCGCGTGCGCGCCTTCCTCGACCGCACACTCCGCGGAACGAGAGACGCGGTGTCGACCGACCCGATCCCGCTTCGTTAG
- a CDS encoding GDSL-type esterase/lipase family protein — protein MKRAMFALAPLLLLVALAEAGLRLAGAGGEPIAPFTLPGESAGLLELDRDLFWRLRANARGELQGAPVATNSLGQRDDELEAKLPDELRILSLGESTTFGNGVRVEDTYSQRLERTLRAALAPRHVVVVNAGTPAWSSFQSLEYLRGDGIALAPDWVLFYHEGNDRLPAYVRASDSTLLGMAQSDVQLHADRFRRFHRWLLDVSAIYRFAQYRAALARIERFQSADEGGAAARDASARWRAEVAGAPVDLRFPVRVPPDERRAVLEELAALAQQRGFRLLLVHPAYRDSRAHECVLTELARERGIALVDAMPILHPDGAAPGALFLDAMHPNAEGHRRLARALGDAILAELRRGGR, from the coding sequence GTGAAGCGCGCGATGTTCGCGCTCGCGCCGCTCCTGCTGCTCGTCGCGCTCGCCGAGGCGGGGCTCCGCCTCGCGGGCGCGGGCGGCGAGCCGATCGCGCCGTTCACGCTGCCCGGCGAGTCGGCCGGGCTGCTCGAGCTCGATCGCGATCTCTTCTGGCGGCTCCGCGCGAACGCGCGCGGCGAGCTGCAGGGCGCACCGGTCGCGACGAACTCGCTCGGCCAGCGCGACGACGAGCTCGAGGCGAAGCTGCCCGACGAGCTGCGCATCCTGTCGCTCGGCGAGAGCACGACGTTCGGCAACGGCGTGCGCGTCGAGGACACCTACTCGCAGCGGCTCGAGCGCACGCTCCGCGCGGCGCTCGCGCCGCGCCACGTCGTGGTCGTGAACGCCGGCACGCCCGCGTGGTCGTCGTTCCAGAGCCTCGAGTACCTGCGCGGCGACGGCATCGCGCTCGCTCCCGACTGGGTGCTCTTCTATCACGAGGGCAACGATCGGCTCCCCGCGTACGTGCGCGCCTCGGACAGCACGCTGCTCGGCATGGCGCAGTCCGACGTGCAGCTGCACGCCGATCGCTTCCGGCGCTTCCACCGCTGGCTGCTCGACGTCTCCGCGATCTACCGCTTCGCGCAGTACCGCGCCGCGCTCGCGCGCATCGAGCGCTTCCAGTCGGCGGACGAGGGCGGCGCGGCCGCGCGCGACGCCTCCGCGCGCTGGCGCGCCGAGGTGGCCGGCGCGCCCGTCGACCTGCGCTTCCCCGTGCGCGTGCCGCCCGACGAGCGGCGCGCGGTGCTCGAGGAGCTCGCCGCGCTCGCGCAGCAGCGCGGCTTCCGGCTGCTGCTCGTCCACCCTGCGTATCGCGACAGCCGCGCGCACGAGTGCGTGCTCACCGAGCTCGCGCGCGAGCGCGGCATCGCGCTCGTCGACGCGATGCCCATCCTGCACCCCGACGGCGCGGCGCCCGGCGCGCTCTTCCTCGACGCGATGCACCCGAACGCGGAAGGGCACCGGCGCCTCGCGCGGGCGCTCGGCGACGCGATCCTCGCCGAGCTGCGCCGCGGCGGGCGTTAG
- a CDS encoding nuclear transport factor 2 family protein translates to MTSRDGAATERLARAGDAQAIRDVLARYWRGVDRRDAALVASTYHPDAFDDHGYYQGPVDGFVASLEPGVWGYFENTQHFAGQIDVELDGDARARVESYAEAHHVRSEPDGARRDLVYGLRYVDRFEKRGGEWRIAHRICAWDWHRVDEHVGLPLPDSYFRGRHSHEDPVFAHPQRAGARVAPSDLAAKRACADVLMRYARGVDRCAPELVRSTYHADAYDDHGGYQGDADGFVAWVKPTVMDAFDVTMHELGNMLIEVEGDRAFAETYAIAHHVGARSPAPTDLVMGVRYVDRLERRGGEGAEWRIAHRAMSFEWERSAAIGSQAALDEGLRGARDGSDPVLAARAPAAADAVARGEVYDALVRSCRGLDRRDDAALRAAFHEDAEIAHGAFRGGPGGYVAFATRALRAPFRTTMHKLGQVLVELGAGGDVAECEAYVDAHFVASEGGRDTVARVVGMRFLDRFERRGGAFRIARREVRLEWQHEAPLAALDPRWTLGRPDGGDPVHA, encoded by the coding sequence GTGACGAGCCGGGACGGAGCGGCGACCGAGCGGCTCGCGCGCGCGGGCGACGCCCAGGCCATCCGCGACGTGCTCGCGCGCTACTGGCGCGGCGTCGATCGCCGCGACGCGGCGCTCGTCGCCTCGACGTACCACCCCGACGCGTTCGACGACCACGGCTACTACCAGGGGCCCGTCGACGGCTTCGTCGCGTCGCTCGAGCCGGGCGTCTGGGGCTACTTCGAGAACACGCAGCACTTCGCCGGGCAGATCGACGTCGAGCTCGACGGCGACGCGCGCGCGCGCGTCGAGTCGTACGCCGAGGCGCACCACGTCCGCAGCGAGCCCGACGGCGCGCGCCGCGACCTCGTGTACGGCCTGCGCTACGTCGATCGCTTCGAGAAGCGCGGCGGCGAGTGGCGCATCGCCCACCGCATCTGCGCGTGGGACTGGCACCGCGTCGACGAGCACGTCGGCCTCCCGCTCCCCGACAGCTACTTCCGCGGGCGGCACTCGCACGAGGATCCCGTCTTCGCGCATCCGCAGCGCGCGGGCGCGCGCGTCGCCCCCTCCGACCTCGCCGCGAAGCGCGCGTGCGCGGACGTGCTCATGCGCTACGCGCGCGGCGTCGACCGCTGCGCGCCCGAGCTCGTGCGCAGCACCTACCACGCCGACGCCTACGACGACCACGGCGGCTACCAGGGCGACGCCGACGGCTTCGTCGCGTGGGTGAAGCCGACCGTGATGGACGCGTTCGACGTCACGATGCACGAGCTCGGCAACATGCTGATCGAGGTCGAAGGCGACCGCGCCTTCGCCGAGACGTACGCGATCGCGCACCACGTCGGCGCGCGCTCGCCGGCGCCCACCGACCTCGTCATGGGCGTGCGCTACGTCGACCGGCTCGAGCGCCGCGGGGGCGAGGGCGCAGAGTGGCGCATCGCGCACCGCGCGATGAGCTTCGAGTGGGAGCGGAGCGCCGCGATCGGCTCGCAGGCCGCGCTCGACGAGGGCCTGCGCGGCGCGCGCGACGGGAGCGACCCGGTGCTCGCCGCGCGCGCGCCCGCCGCCGCCGACGCCGTCGCGCGCGGCGAGGTGTACGACGCGCTCGTGCGGAGCTGCCGCGGCCTCGACCGCAGGGACGACGCCGCGCTGCGCGCGGCGTTCCACGAGGACGCGGAGATCGCGCACGGCGCGTTCCGCGGCGGCCCGGGCGGCTACGTCGCGTTCGCGACGCGCGCGCTCCGCGCGCCCTTCCGCACCACCATGCACAAGCTCGGCCAGGTGCTCGTCGAGCTCGGCGCCGGCGGCGACGTCGCCGAGTGCGAGGCCTACGTCGACGCGCACTTCGTCGCGAGCGAGGGCGGCCGCGACACCGTCGCGCGCGTCGTCGGCATGCGCTTCCTCGACCGCTTCGAGCGCCGCGGCGGCGCCTTCCGCATCGCGCGGCGCGAGGTGCGCCTCGAGTGGCAGCACGAGGCGCCGCTCGCCGCGCTCGACCCGCGCTGGACGCTCGGACGGCCGGACGGCGGCGACCCGGTGCACGCCTAG
- a CDS encoding dihydrodipicolinate synthase family protein — translation MPPTEPAVFAMSTTPFDAKERLDEDALRRHLRFLADGGVGICLGSYGSGEGHLLRRAEIARLYEVAVDEVGGRATLCATALGFASTEQVVEDALAAAAAGVDVVQIHPPRPGPTAIRPRAAEIERFFRDVLEAVRTPVHLTNQVVMVGYALEPALLEELVRAYPHVRGVTTTDRDVAATREVVARVAPHATVRVGVIGQLLDALACGGGGALCFEANVAPRLCASVPAAWARGDRAAAERDFATVITLNEVLSRYQNPRSVKAALDALGLPGGAPRRPYLPLPADEAADIARVLEELRIAEREGIAA, via the coding sequence ATGCCGCCGACCGAGCCCGCCGTCTTCGCGATGAGCACGACGCCCTTCGACGCGAAGGAGCGCCTCGACGAGGATGCGCTCCGGCGTCATCTGCGCTTCCTCGCGGACGGCGGCGTCGGCATCTGCCTCGGGAGCTACGGCTCGGGCGAAGGGCACCTGCTGCGGCGCGCGGAGATCGCGCGGCTCTACGAAGTGGCGGTCGACGAGGTGGGCGGGCGCGCGACGCTGTGCGCGACTGCGCTCGGCTTCGCCTCGACCGAGCAGGTCGTCGAGGACGCGCTCGCCGCGGCGGCAGCCGGCGTCGACGTCGTGCAGATCCATCCGCCGCGGCCCGGGCCGACGGCGATCCGTCCGCGCGCCGCCGAGATCGAGCGCTTCTTCCGCGACGTGCTCGAGGCCGTGCGCACGCCCGTGCACCTCACGAACCAGGTCGTGATGGTGGGCTACGCGCTCGAGCCCGCGCTGCTCGAGGAGCTCGTGCGCGCCTACCCGCACGTGCGCGGCGTCACGACGACCGATCGCGACGTGGCGGCGACGCGCGAGGTCGTGGCGCGCGTCGCGCCGCACGCGACGGTGCGCGTCGGCGTGATCGGCCAGCTGCTCGACGCGCTCGCCTGCGGCGGCGGCGGCGCGCTCTGCTTCGAGGCGAACGTGGCCCCGCGGCTGTGCGCATCCGTGCCCGCGGCGTGGGCGCGCGGCGACCGCGCGGCGGCGGAGCGCGATTTCGCGACCGTGATCACCCTCAACGAGGTGCTCTCGCGCTATCAGAACCCGCGCTCGGTGAAGGCGGCGCTCGACGCGCTCGGCCTGCCGGGCGGTGCGCCGAGACGTCCCTATCTTCCGCTGCCGGCCGACGAGGCGGCGGACATCGCCCGCGTGCTCGAGGAGCTCCGCATCGCCGAGCGCGAGGGCATCGCCGCCTGA
- a CDS encoding sulfite exporter TauE/SafE family protein produces the protein MTTPARTEPPAGVPAALPAPPFRYWTPGLAAFAAGWLVAYLALAPAPLALAREHGALALLGVAGAVVGNVTAIGGGLVFIPFLVLFYELSATESLALALAVQAFGMTSGAVAWTRRGAMPLRTLAWTAPIAVAAAVGAALAFAPDAATIERLFGPLSIAIGVWVWHMRDRTGVLADVPASARAELAAAVGAGAVLTAWVAIGVGELAAAGLIARHRVRAEPAIALGVGLLAATSIALAALHALVFGDVPWALAGFVLLGAVFGARLAPLLSARLAPRVLKAVFAAVAVGDGILLLLS, from the coding sequence GTGACGACGCCCGCCCGGACCGAACCGCCCGCGGGTGTGCCCGCCGCTCTTCCCGCGCCGCCGTTCCGCTACTGGACGCCCGGGCTCGCCGCCTTCGCGGCCGGCTGGCTGGTCGCCTACCTCGCCCTCGCCCCCGCGCCGCTCGCGCTCGCGCGCGAGCACGGTGCGCTCGCGCTGCTCGGCGTCGCAGGCGCGGTCGTCGGCAACGTCACCGCCATCGGCGGCGGGCTCGTGTTCATCCCGTTCCTCGTGCTCTTCTACGAGCTGTCGGCGACCGAGTCGCTCGCGCTCGCGCTCGCCGTGCAGGCGTTCGGGATGACGTCGGGCGCGGTCGCGTGGACGCGGCGCGGCGCGATGCCGCTGCGCACGCTCGCGTGGACGGCGCCGATCGCCGTCGCGGCGGCCGTCGGCGCGGCGCTCGCGTTCGCGCCCGATGCGGCGACGATCGAGCGGCTGTTCGGCCCGCTCTCGATCGCCATCGGCGTGTGGGTCTGGCACATGCGCGACCGCACGGGCGTGCTGGCGGACGTTCCGGCCTCGGCGCGCGCCGAGCTCGCCGCGGCGGTCGGCGCGGGCGCGGTGCTGACGGCGTGGGTGGCGATCGGCGTCGGCGAGCTCGCGGCGGCGGGCCTGATCGCGCGCCACCGCGTGCGCGCGGAGCCCGCGATCGCGCTCGGCGTCGGGCTCCTCGCCGCGACGTCGATCGCGCTGGCCGCGCTTCACGCCCTCGTGTTCGGCGACGTGCCGTGGGCGCTCGCGGGCTTCGTGCTCCTCGGCGCGGTGTTCGGCGCGCGGCTCGCGCCGCTGCTCTCGGCGCGGCTCGCGCCGCGCGTGCTGAAGGCGGTGTTCGCGGCGGTCGCGGTAGGCGACGGCATCCTGCTGCTGCTCTCCTGA
- a CDS encoding sulfotransferase gives MTRVVPLSERYARPDWVRRMNAMGESVLGARHLVPLDAETMVERARAATGLDDFGDWDGDWRARLENLVGALEETGELNVVGRILTRQEIQRALVARLLLAQRRALAPAVAQERIEAPIVIAGPARSGTSILHELLWLDPNARCPLAYEALYPVAPDAFGSAEEQRRIAECEQELWADVQPEFATIHELAAHLPLECIALQQPSFGGFHWAMIADIPGFALDFPAAMAFHRAALQALQHGAPKRTWVLKTPVYLMMLDLLFETYPDAQVVVTHRDPAKTAPSGLSTLATVRWLRSDAVDLEKMDGYGSGLLLLALLARVQGGTLPGPCYDVLFSDLMRDPVAAIERLYDAMGRPFVPEHADAIRSYLASKPKGKHGAHRYSAEEWGVDPARVREQLAPYIEHYGIPIEK, from the coding sequence GTGACGCGCGTCGTGCCGCTGTCGGAACGTTATGCGAGGCCGGACTGGGTGCGGCGGATGAACGCGATGGGCGAGTCCGTGCTCGGCGCGCGCCACCTCGTGCCGCTCGACGCGGAGACGATGGTCGAGCGCGCGCGCGCGGCGACCGGGCTCGACGACTTCGGCGACTGGGACGGCGACTGGCGCGCGCGGCTCGAGAACCTCGTCGGGGCGCTCGAGGAGACGGGCGAGCTGAACGTCGTCGGGCGCATCCTCACGCGGCAGGAGATCCAGCGCGCGCTCGTCGCGCGGCTCCTCCTCGCGCAGCGGCGCGCGCTCGCGCCGGCCGTCGCGCAGGAGCGCATCGAGGCGCCGATCGTGATCGCCGGGCCCGCGCGCTCGGGCACGTCCATCCTGCACGAGCTCCTGTGGCTCGACCCGAACGCGCGCTGCCCGCTCGCCTACGAAGCGCTCTACCCGGTGGCGCCCGACGCGTTCGGGAGCGCCGAGGAGCAGCGGCGCATCGCGGAGTGCGAGCAGGAGCTGTGGGCCGACGTGCAGCCCGAGTTCGCGACGATCCACGAGCTCGCCGCGCACCTCCCGCTCGAGTGCATCGCGCTGCAGCAGCCGTCGTTCGGCGGCTTCCACTGGGCGATGATCGCCGACATCCCGGGCTTCGCGCTCGACTTCCCGGCCGCCATGGCGTTCCACCGCGCCGCGCTGCAGGCGCTGCAGCACGGCGCGCCGAAGCGGACGTGGGTGCTGAAGACGCCCGTGTACCTGATGATGCTCGACCTGCTGTTCGAGACGTATCCCGACGCGCAGGTCGTCGTCACGCACCGCGACCCGGCGAAGACGGCGCCGTCCGGCCTCAGCACGCTCGCCACCGTGCGCTGGCTGCGCAGCGACGCGGTCGACCTCGAGAAGATGGACGGCTACGGCTCGGGCCTGCTGCTGCTCGCGCTGCTCGCGCGCGTGCAGGGCGGAACGCTCCCGGGCCCGTGCTACGACGTCCTCTTCTCCGACCTCATGCGCGACCCGGTCGCCGCGATCGAGCGCCTGTACGACGCGATGGGTCGCCCGTTCGTTCCCGAGCACGCCGACGCCATCCGCAGCTACCTCGCGAGCAAGCCGAAGGGCAAGCACGGCGCGCACCGCTACTCGGCCGAGGAGTGGGGCGTCGACCCGGCGCGCGTGCGCGAGCAGCTCGCGCCGTACATCGAGCACTACGGCATCCCCATCGAGAAGTGA
- a CDS encoding amidohydrolase family protein, with product MDYRIICSDSHVNEPPDLWLSRAPAKLRDRVPHIEKFEQGEAWVLEGSKDPINFGMNACAGLAPEEMHAWCRFEDIRRGGWDPKARTEEMDLDGIDASVLYPTPRLAQSIVSYRDDELHLACVRAYNDWLSEYVEHAPARFAGLAMLPNCGAKAAVAEFDRVWGRPGIRGFTVGCFPNGTLDVAPEDDAAWERFASTGAAFSIHVSMSREAPSAHKIALPGYGRFFDAPNRIVQMIFAGVFDRFPKLACTFAEVDCGWVPYFKEQIDNNYKRLDPVRKFGLAQLPSEYVERHVNFAFITDRYAITHRDEIGVERMLWSTDYPHISADWPHSRASIERAFEGVDAAAREAMLCGNARRIYGFGNA from the coding sequence ATGGACTACCGCATCATCTGCTCCGACAGCCACGTGAACGAGCCGCCGGACCTCTGGCTCTCGCGCGCACCGGCGAAGCTCCGCGATCGCGTGCCGCACATCGAGAAGTTCGAGCAGGGCGAGGCGTGGGTGCTCGAAGGCTCGAAGGACCCGATCAACTTCGGCATGAACGCGTGCGCCGGGCTCGCGCCCGAGGAGATGCACGCGTGGTGTCGCTTCGAGGACATCCGCCGCGGCGGCTGGGACCCGAAGGCGCGCACCGAGGAGATGGACCTCGACGGCATCGACGCGTCGGTGCTCTACCCGACGCCGCGCCTCGCGCAGAGCATCGTGTCGTACCGCGACGACGAGCTCCATCTCGCGTGCGTGCGCGCCTACAACGACTGGCTGTCGGAGTACGTCGAGCACGCGCCCGCGCGCTTCGCGGGGCTCGCGATGCTCCCGAACTGCGGGGCGAAGGCGGCCGTCGCCGAGTTCGACCGCGTCTGGGGGCGCCCGGGCATCCGCGGCTTCACCGTCGGCTGCTTCCCGAACGGGACGCTCGACGTGGCGCCGGAGGACGACGCGGCCTGGGAGCGCTTCGCGTCGACGGGCGCGGCGTTCTCGATCCACGTGAGCATGAGCCGCGAGGCGCCGTCCGCGCACAAGATCGCGCTGCCCGGCTACGGGCGCTTCTTCGACGCGCCCAACCGCATCGTGCAGATGATCTTCGCGGGCGTCTTCGATCGCTTCCCGAAGCTCGCGTGCACGTTCGCCGAGGTCGACTGCGGCTGGGTGCCGTACTTCAAGGAGCAGATCGACAACAACTACAAGCGCCTCGACCCGGTCCGCAAGTTCGGGCTCGCGCAGCTCCCGAGCGAGTACGTCGAGCGGCACGTGAACTTCGCGTTCATCACCGACCGCTACGCGATCACGCACCGCGACGAGATCGGCGTCGAGCGCATGCTGTGGTCGACGGACTATCCGCACATCTCGGCCGACTGGCCGCACTCGCGCGCGTCGATCGAGCGCGCGTTCGAGGGCGTCGACGCGGCGGCGCGCGAAGCGATGCTGTGCGGCAATGCACGGCGGATCTACGGCTTCGGGAACGCCTGA